One Poecilia reticulata strain Guanapo linkage group LG4, Guppy_female_1.0+MT, whole genome shotgun sequence genomic window carries:
- the LOC103463126 gene encoding uncharacterized protein LOC103463126, translating to MKHQSISRWLSQLGLPQYCMLLEQEYDGVEDLLHLSEYDLLELGVHNHLHRLHLLTSLHLLHERERRRELRLMAEGRFASLPRSLHAHHHAMGGGSAHSGGPGSAHGVSPRKLNIPMDLHGSNPCIPSGQETPAAAYQSVSLHGTLPRRRRGGANVGLSSHAWNPKTNQTQPLLSGNASAPAGLVLQPAASSLGQNLSDDFKSCR from the exons ATGAAGCACCAGTCTATTTCCCGCTGGCTGAGCCAACTTGGGCTGCCGCAGTACTGCATGCTGTTGGAACAGGAATATGATGGTGTAGAG GATCTGCTCCACCTGTCAGAATACGACCTGCTGGAGCTGGGCGTCCACAACCACCTCCACCGCCTACACCTGCTGACTTCCCTGCACCTCCTGCACGAgcgagagaggaggagag AGTTGAGGTTGATGGCTGAGGGGCGTTTTGCCAGTCTGCCCCGGTCGCTACATGCACATCATCACGCCATGGGAGGAGGCTCCGCCCACTCCGGAGGCCCCGGCTCCGCCCACGGCGTCTCCCCCAGAAAACTCAACATCCCCATGGACCTCCACGGCTCCAACCCCTG CATCCCTTCAGGTCAGGAGACTCCCGCTGCAGCCTACCAGTCGGTCTCGCTGCACGGGACGCTGCCTCGTCGCAGGAGAGGCGGAGCCAACGTCGGCCTCAGCAGCCACGCATGGAACCCGAAGACCAATCAGACGCAGCCGCTGCTTTCCGGGAACGCATCAGCGCCTGCAGGGCTCGTCCTGCAGCCGGCCGCGTCTTCGCTGGGTCAGAATCTCAGCGATGACTTCAAGAGCTGCAGGTAA